In Synechococcus sp. KORDI-100, a single window of DNA contains:
- a CDS encoding DUF6447 family protein, whose protein sequence is MTDSAANNPNPVLTFEGKRYDLNTLPDELKELVRGMQVADAQLRMHEDTLKVLAVGRQSMAMQLNEKLQSVAPIPDGQA, encoded by the coding sequence ATGACTGACTCCGCAGCCAACAATCCAAATCCCGTGTTGACCTTCGAAGGCAAGCGGTACGACCTCAACACGCTCCCCGATGAGCTCAAGGAGTTGGTGCGTGGCATGCAGGTGGCTGATGCTCAGCTGCGCATGCATGAGGACACTCTCAAGGTGCTGGCCGTCGGTCGTCAGAGCATGGCGATGCAGCTGAACGAAAAGCTGCAGTCCGTGGCTCCGATTCCAGACGGCCAGGCCTGA
- a CDS encoding sodium:alanine symporter family protein → MEGFDSAVSEINGPINSLVWGWPTVGLIAITGVVLMLGLRFMPIQRLPYGVRMLLEPTDGRNEGEISPFQALMTSLSATIGTGNIAGVAGAIAVGGPGAVFWMWVIAIFGIATKYAEALLAVHFRETDDQGNHVGGPMYYIRNGLGQGWSWLAGLFAVFGMLAGFGIGNGVQVFEVSSALETAGVPRVITGVVLGVLVFAVIIGGIKRIALAASAIVPLMSLLYVAACIVVLLINITSVPDAIGMIFGNAFSGEAAAGGAFGQVVLMGFKRGIFSNEAGLGSAPIAHAAANTHDPVRQGTVAMLGTFIDTLIICTMTALVIITTTGDALINGTNELSGSNLSIAAFNSGLPGSGIVVTIGLVVFAFTTVLGWSFYGERCTAYLFGTGAILPFRLLWVAMVVFASIAGTSGSVWGVADTLNGLMALPNLVALLLLSGTVFRLSREYRFKSAGEADPN, encoded by the coding sequence CAACGGGCCGATCAACAGCCTGGTGTGGGGGTGGCCCACGGTCGGCCTGATCGCCATCACGGGCGTGGTTCTGATGCTTGGGCTGCGTTTCATGCCGATTCAACGGCTGCCGTACGGCGTGCGGATGCTGCTGGAGCCAACGGATGGCCGCAACGAGGGCGAGATCTCTCCGTTCCAGGCCCTGATGACATCACTGTCAGCGACCATCGGCACCGGCAACATCGCCGGTGTTGCCGGTGCGATCGCTGTCGGCGGCCCCGGTGCCGTGTTCTGGATGTGGGTGATCGCCATTTTCGGCATCGCCACCAAATACGCCGAAGCTCTGCTGGCTGTTCATTTCCGCGAAACCGACGACCAGGGCAACCATGTGGGAGGCCCGATGTATTACATCCGGAACGGTCTCGGTCAGGGCTGGAGCTGGCTGGCTGGTCTGTTCGCCGTTTTCGGCATGCTCGCGGGCTTTGGCATCGGCAACGGCGTTCAGGTGTTTGAAGTGTCCTCAGCCCTCGAGACCGCCGGTGTTCCAAGGGTGATCACAGGCGTGGTTCTCGGCGTTCTGGTCTTCGCCGTCATCATCGGCGGCATCAAGCGGATTGCCCTGGCCGCCTCCGCGATCGTGCCGTTGATGTCGCTGCTCTACGTGGCGGCATGCATCGTGGTGCTTCTCATCAACATCACCAGCGTTCCGGACGCCATCGGAATGATCTTCGGCAATGCCTTCAGTGGGGAAGCCGCAGCGGGTGGAGCGTTCGGTCAGGTGGTGCTGATGGGGTTCAAACGGGGCATCTTCTCCAATGAGGCCGGCCTGGGCAGCGCGCCCATCGCCCACGCTGCCGCCAACACCCACGATCCCGTTCGTCAGGGCACCGTGGCGATGCTGGGCACCTTCATCGACACCCTGATCATCTGCACGATGACCGCCCTGGTGATCATCACCACCACGGGCGATGCCCTGATCAACGGCACTAATGAGCTGAGCGGCTCAAACCTCTCGATAGCAGCCTTCAACAGCGGCCTTCCAGGCAGTGGAATCGTGGTGACGATCGGCCTCGTGGTCTTCGCCTTCACAACCGTTCTCGGCTGGAGTTTCTACGGAGAACGCTGCACCGCCTACCTGTTCGGCACCGGGGCCATCCTGCCGTTCCGGCTCCTCTGGGTCGCCATGGTGGTCTTCGCATCGATCGCCGGAACCAGTGGCTCTGTCTGGGGAGTGGCTGACACCCTCAATGGTCTGATGGCCCTTCCGAATCTGGTGGCCTTGCTGCTCCTTTCAGGAACGGTGTTCCGCCTCTCCAGGGAGTACCGCTTCAAGAGCGCAGGAGAGGCGGACCCGAATTAG